One Vanessa cardui chromosome 17, ilVanCard2.1, whole genome shotgun sequence DNA window includes the following coding sequences:
- the LOC124536679 gene encoding collagenase-like has product MKFLLVVVGLALAVAAEEKIFSDYHEEIGIPEAARIKLAEAAQDFDGSRIVGGQQSSLGAHPHLGGLVITLTDNRQSVCGSSLLTNTRLVTAAHCWRHGSTQARQFTVVLGSVLLFSGGLRVNTNNVQVHASYNQQTLANDVAIIVTGHIGYTNNINRIAIATGSNNYVGTWATAAGFGRTSDTAGISTSQSKRHVNMQVITNAVCANTFGNSVIISSTLCTATTGGQSTCGGDSGGPLAIGSGNSRTLIGITSFGSAAGCSRGFPAGFARVTSFASWINARL; this is encoded by the exons ATGAAATTCCTGCTTGTCGTCGTTGGCCTGGCCCTGGCTGTCGCAGCCGAGGAGAAGATCTTCTCCGACTACCATGAGGAGATCGGTATCCCAGAAGCTGCACGCATCAAGCTCGCTGAGGCGGCTCAGGACTTCGACGGCTCCAGGATCGTGGGTGGACAACAATCCTCACTCGGCGCACACCCTCACTTG GGCGGTCTGGTCATCACACTGACTGACAACAGACAGTCCGTCTGCGGATCTTCCCTTCTCACCAACACCAGGCTGGTGACCGCTGCTCACTGCTGGAGGCACGGCTCAACCCAAGCTCGTCAATTCACCGTCGTCCTCGGCTCCGTCTTGCTCTTCTCCGGCGGTCTTCGCGTCAACACCAACAACGTCCAGGTGCACGCCAGCTACAACCAGCAGACTCTTGCCAACGATGTTGCCATCATAGTCACCGGCCACATCGGCTACACCA ACAACATCAACCGCATCGCCATCGCCACCGGCAGCAACAACTACGTCGGCACCTGGGCCACAGCCGCCGGATTCGGTAGAACCAGTGACA CCGCCGGTATCAGTACCAGCCAGTCTAAGAGACACGTCAACATGCAAGTAATCACCAACGCCGTGTGCGCCAACACTTTCGGAAACAGCGTCATCATCTCCTCCACCCTGTGTACCGCCACCACCGGCGGTCAGAGCACATGCGGCGGTGACTCCGGCGGTCCTCTCGCCATCGGCAGCGGAAACAGCCGCACCCTG ATCGGTATCACCTCCTTCGGCTCCGCCGCCGGGTGCTCCCGAGGCTTCCCCGCTGGTTTCGCCAGAGTGACCTCATTCGCCTCCTGGATCAACGCCCGTCTATAA
- the LOC124536676 gene encoding collagenase-like: protein MKFLLVVVGLALAVAAEEKIFSDYHEEIGIPEAARIKLAEAAQDFDGSRIVGGQQSSLGAHPHLGGLVITLTDNRQSVCGSSLLTNTRLVTAAHCWRHGSTQARQFTVVLGSVLLFSGGLRVNTNNVQVHASYNQQTLANDVAIIVTGHIGYTNNINRIAIATGSNNYVGTWATAAGFGRTSDTAGISTSQSKRHVNMQVITNAVCANTFGNSVIISSTLCTATTGGQSTCGGDSGGPLAIGSGNSRTLIGITSFGSAAGCSRGFPAGFARVTSFASWINARL from the exons ATGAAATTCCTGCTTGTCGTCGTTGGCTTGGCCCTGGCTGTCGCAGCCGAGGAGAAGATCTTCTCCGACTACCATGAGGAGATCGGTATCCCCGAAGCTGCACGCATCAAGCTCGCTGAGGCGGCTCAGGACTTCGACGGCTCCAGGATCGTGGGTGGACAACAGTCCTCTCTCGGCGCACACCCTCACTTG GGCGGTCTGGTCATCACACTGACTGACAACAGACAGTCCGTCTGCGGATCTTCCCTTCTCACCAACACCAGGCTGGTGACCGCTGCTCACTGCTGGAGGCACGGCTCAACCCAAGCTCGTCAATTCACCGTCGTCCTCGGCTCCGTCTTGCTCTTCTCCGGCGGTCTTCGCGTCAACACCAACAACGTCCAGGTGCACGCCAGCTACAACCAGCAGACTCTTGCCAACGATGTTGCCATCATAGTCACCGGCCACATCGGCTACACCA ACAACATCAACCGCATCGCCATCGCCACCGGCAGCAACAACTACGTCGGCACCTGGGCCACAGCCGCCGGATTCGGTAGAACCAGTGACA CCGCCGGTATCAGTACCAGCCAGTCTAAGAGACACGTCAACATGCAAGTAATCACCAACGCCGTGTGCGCCAACACTTTCGGAAACAGCGTCATCATCTCCTCCACCCTGTGTACCGCCACCACCGGTGGTCAGAGCACATGCGGCGGTGACTCCGGCGGTCCTCTCGCCATCGGCAGCGGAAACAGCCGCACCCTG ATCGGTATCACCTCCTTCGGCTCCGCCGCCGGCTGCTCCCGAGGCTTCCCCGCCGGTTTCGCCAGAGTGACCTCATTCGCCTCCTGGATCAACGCCCGTCTATAA
- the LOC124536687 gene encoding collagenase-like, with translation MKFLLVVVGLALAVAAEEKIFSNYHEEIGIPEAARIKLAEAAQDFDGSRIVGGSVSSLGAHPHLGGLIITLTDNRQSVCGSSLLTNTRLVTAAHCWKHGNAQGWLLTVVLGSVLLFSGGVRVNTNNVQMHANYNEATLNNDVAIIVTSHINFNNNIQPIAIATGSNNFAGTWATAAGFGATGDNVGISINQVKKHVNLQVITNAVCTNTFGNNVVIASTLCTATSVGQSPCGGDSGGPLAIGSGNSRTLIGIVSFGSIAGCSLGFPAGFARVTSFASWINARL, from the exons ATGAAATTCCTGCTTGTCGTCGTTGGCCTGGCCCTGGCTGTCGCAGCCGAGGAGAAGATCTTCTCCAACTACCATGAGGAGATCGGTATCCCCGAAGCTGCACGCATCAAGCTCGCTGAGGCCGCCCAGGACTTCGACGGCTCCAGGATCGTAGGAGGATCCGTATCATCTCTCGGCGCACATCCCCACTTG gGCGGTCTTATTATCACTTTGACCGACAATAGACAGTCAGTCTGCGGCTCTTCCCTCCTCACCAACACGAGATTGGTAACTGCTGCTCACTGCTGGAAGCACGGTAATGCCCAAGGTTGGCTATTGACTGTCGTCCTCGGCTCCGTCCTTCTCTTTTCGGGCGGCGTTCGTGTCAACACCAACAATGTCCAGATGCACGCCAACTACAACGAAGCTACCCTTAACAACGACGTCGCCATTATTGTCACCAGCCACATTAATTTCAACA ACAACATCCAGCCCATCGCCATCGCTACCGGCAGTAACAACTTCGCCGGGACCTGGGCCACAGCTGCCGGTTTCGGCGCTACCGGTGACA ATGTCGGTATCAGCATCAACCAAGTAAAGAAGCACGTTAACTTGCAAGTGATCACGAACGCCGTGTGCACCAACACTTTCGGAAACAACGTCGTTATCGCTTCCACCCTGTGCACAGCCACCTCAGTCGGTCAGAGCCCCTGTGGAGGTGACTCCGGCGGTCCTCTCGCCATTGGCAGTGGCAACAGTCGCACTTTG ATCGGTATTGTCTCGTTCGGCTCGATTGCCGGCTGCTCCCTTGGCTTCCCCGCCGGTTTCGCCAGAGTGACCTCGTTCGCGTCCTGGATCAACGCTCGTCTTTAA